ATCAAATTTTGCCTAAAGTCTCTTGGCGGAGAAATTAGGTACATCCTAAATGCGGTTGGTTTACCACCTGCCTAAAACTGGTCGTCATATTGTTGTGCAGTATGACGACCAGTCTTTTTAGAAGGATGAAGGATGAAATACCCCCTTCTTCACTTCATACTTTATACTTCCAACCTTTACCTTCATTTCAGACTTCATACTTCGCCTGTACTGAATAGTTTTTATGCGAATCGCCCTGTTTACCGAAACCTTTTTGCCTAAAGTTGATGGCATCGTAACACGCTTGAGTCATACGGTGGACCATCTTCAGCGCAGTGGCAACCAAGTGCTGGTAATTGCCCCTGATGGTGGCATTACTGAATACAAAGGAGCTAAAGTATATGGTATATCTGGTTTTCCCCTGCCACTGTATCCAGAGTTAAAAATGGCACTACCTCGTCCAGCAATTGGTCAAGCTCTAGAGGAGTTCAAGCCAAAGATTATTCATGTAGTAAACCCAGCAGTCTTAGGATTAGCTGGTATAATTTATAGCAAATACCTAAATGTTCCCTTGGTTGCATCTTACCATACTCATCTACCTCAGTATCTTCAGCATTACGGTTTGGGAATGCTGGAAGGTTTATTGTGGGAACTGCTGAAGACAGCTCACAATCAAGCAGCTTTAAATCTGTGTACCTCCACAGCAATGATGCAGGAATTGATAGAACACGGTATTGAAAGGGTAGATTTGTGGCAAAGAGGGGTGGATACGGAATCATTTCATCCTGACAATGCCTGTCAGCAAATGCGATCGCGCCTGTCGCAAAATCATCCTGAAAGTCCATTATTACTTTACGTCGGACGTCTTTCTGCCGAAAAAGAAATTGAGCGCATCAAACCGATTTTAGAAGCCATTCCCGAGGCACGGTTAGCGTTAGTGGGAGATGGTCCTCACCGCCAAGCACTGGAAAAACACTTTACTGGGACAAATACTCTTTTTGTTGGGTATCTTGTCGGTAGAGAATTAGCCTCTGCCTTTGCTAGTGCTGATGCGTTTATTTTTCCTTCTCGGACGGAGACACTAGGATTAGTTCTACTAGAAGCTATGGCTGCTGGGTGTCCGGTTGTTGCAGCCCGTTCTGGTGGGATTCCTGATATTGTGACAGACGGGGTGAATGGATATCTTTTTGAGCCAGAAGCAGATGTTCAAAGTGCCATTGCAGCAACTCAGGGTCTCCTACAACAGCAACAAGAACGAGAAACTATCCGTCAAAATGCGCGTCGGGAAGCAGAACGTTGGGGATGGGCTGCTGCTACCCGCCAGCTACAAACCTATTATCAAAAGGTGATTTATTCTGAATTGCCGAAAGTGGCATAGAGATTGTTAGTGGGTAGTTGTGAGTTGTTAGTTGTTCTACTATTCACCACCCATTACCCACTACCCACTACCCACTACCTACTACCTACAAGAAAATTTTAAATCTCCATGACACTCCTAAATGCTGGTAGCGTCTTGGCTACATTAACTGAACTGACTCAAGTTAATCGCACTCACACCCTACTGCGTCGTGTCAAAGACTTTTCTGTTAATGAATTTGTTTGCTTGCTAGACTTTATCACTGCTGAATTTCAGCAGTTTCTTAGGGCAATTGAACTCATTAACAATGAAGCTCTAGAAACGATGCTGGAAAAGGTTCTAGAGGCGATTACACTCAAAATTGGTCAAATTCTCCAAGCAGAATATACCACTATTTTTTTGGTTGACTATGATAAAGGTCAGTTATGGTCAAAACTTCCTCAAGATAACACCCAAAAGGCTATAGAAATTCGCATTCCTATTAGCGTTGGTATCCCTGGTCATGTAGCCAGTACAGGTCAATGTTTGAACATATTTGATACTTCTACTCACCCCCTCTTTAGCCCTGAACTGGAAAAACAAATGGGCTACACGATTCGTAATATTTTATGTATGCCCGTTTTGAGCAGCAAAAACCAGATTGTGGCGGTCGTGCAACTAGCAAATAAAGCTGGGGGAATTCCGTTTAATCATGAAGATGAAGTACACTTTCGAGATTTTGCCTCTTCGATTGGCATTATCCTGGAAAGTTGCCAATCTTTTTATGTTGCAGCTCGCAATCAACGGGGCGTAACAGCTCTATTACGGGCGACTCAGACTTTAGGACAAAGTTTAGATCTCGAAGCAACTTTGCAAATAGTCATGGAGCAAGCCCGGATTTTAATGCAAGCAGACCGTAGCACTCTATTTTTATATCGTAAAGAAATGGGGGAACTGTGGACTAAAGTAGCAGCTGCGGATGATCAAACCATGATGGAAATCCGTATGCCTGACAACAAAGGCATTGCAGGTTATGTAGCATCCACTGGTGAAGCGCTAAATATCCCCGATGCTTATAAAGACCCACGTTTTGACCCCACAACAGACCAAAAGACAGGGTATGTCACTCGCAATATCCTGTGTTTGCCAGTGTTTAATTCAGCAAATGAATTGATTGGCGTGACTCAGTTAATTAATAAGCATCAAGGGAGTTTTACCGCCTCGGATGAGGAATTTATGCGGGCTTTTAATATCCAGGCTGGAATTGCTCTAGAAAATGCCCGCTTATTTGAAAATGTCTTACTAGAAAAACAGTATCAAAAAGATATTTTGCAAAGCCTTTCAGACGCCGTAATTTCTACGGACATGGAAGGTAGAATCGTTACAATTAATGATGCAGCGTTACAGCTATTGGGTTGTCCCTTAGAGGAAGGAAACGCTAAAAACAATAAGTATCTTTGGGAACAAAACTTGATTGGTCGGTTAGTCTGGGAAGTTGTGCCTATTGATAATCTACAACTGAGGCTACAAGATAGTTTAAAAACTGGGGCAAAACATTATGTCCCAGAGCAAAGTTTGATGGTAGGACTGTATGTAGAAACGCGACGCCAGTCGCCTAGGTCGGGAGACCCTCCTGCAGCGCTGGCTCGCCACGGCACGTCTCTACAAGAGCCAGATATATACATTCTGGCAATAGGCGATCGCACCAACCCAGATGTTTTCATTCCCTGGAATCAATCTCTCTTACCCCGGGTAGCGTTGCTTGATGCAACGAGTATCAAGAAAAACGAACGC
The sequence above is a segment of the Mastigocladopsis repens PCC 10914 genome. Coding sequences within it:
- a CDS encoding GAF domain-containing protein, which codes for MTLLNAGSVLATLTELTQVNRTHTLLRRVKDFSVNEFVCLLDFITAEFQQFLRAIELINNEALETMLEKVLEAITLKIGQILQAEYTTIFLVDYDKGQLWSKLPQDNTQKAIEIRIPISVGIPGHVASTGQCLNIFDTSTHPLFSPELEKQMGYTIRNILCMPVLSSKNQIVAVVQLANKAGGIPFNHEDEVHFRDFASSIGIILESCQSFYVAARNQRGVTALLRATQTLGQSLDLEATLQIVMEQARILMQADRSTLFLYRKEMGELWTKVAAADDQTMMEIRMPDNKGIAGYVASTGEALNIPDAYKDPRFDPTTDQKTGYVTRNILCLPVFNSANELIGVTQLINKHQGSFTASDEEFMRAFNIQAGIALENARLFENVLLEKQYQKDILQSLSDAVISTDMEGRIVTINDAALQLLGCPLEEGNAKNNKYLWEQNLIGRLVWEVVPIDNLQLRLQDSLKTGAKHYVPEQSLMVGLYVETRRQSPRSGDPPAALARHGTSLQEPDIYILAIGDRTNPDVFIPWNQSLLPRVALLDATSIKKNERSINLTVNPLTNPEGGVRGGLVVLEDISQEKRMKTTMYRYLTPRVAEQVMILGEDALMVGERKDVTILFSDIRGYTTLTENLGAAEVVSLLNQYFETMVEAVFNHEGTLDKFIGDALMAVFGAPLPLLENHAWRAVQSALEMRQRLAEFNQRRIIQEQPQIHIGIGISSGEVVSGNIGSRRRMDYTVIGDGVNLSSRLERVTKEYGCDIILSEFTYQLCGDLIWVRELDRIRVKGKHQAVSIYELISDRGTALDANTQEFLSHYQTGRSAYLSRNFQHAIVCFEAAKKIRSKDQAVDIHLERAHNYLKEPPSHSWDGVFSMLTK
- a CDS encoding glycosyltransferase family 4 protein encodes the protein MRIALFTETFLPKVDGIVTRLSHTVDHLQRSGNQVLVIAPDGGITEYKGAKVYGISGFPLPLYPELKMALPRPAIGQALEEFKPKIIHVVNPAVLGLAGIIYSKYLNVPLVASYHTHLPQYLQHYGLGMLEGLLWELLKTAHNQAALNLCTSTAMMQELIEHGIERVDLWQRGVDTESFHPDNACQQMRSRLSQNHPESPLLLYVGRLSAEKEIERIKPILEAIPEARLALVGDGPHRQALEKHFTGTNTLFVGYLVGRELASAFASADAFIFPSRTETLGLVLLEAMAAGCPVVAARSGGIPDIVTDGVNGYLFEPEADVQSAIAATQGLLQQQQERETIRQNARREAERWGWAAATRQLQTYYQKVIYSELPKVA